CCTGACCCAGGGGCTCACGGAGCACGACCTGGTGCTGTGCCTGATATCGGGCGGGGGTTCATCCCTGCTGACCCTGCCCTGCGACGGGGTGACGCTGGAAGACAAGCAGCGCATCAACCGCGCCCTGCTCGACAGCGGCGCCCACATTGGCGAGATGAACTGCGTGCGCAAGCACCTCTCGCGCATCAAGGGCGGGCGCCTGGCGGCGGCCTGTGCGCCGGCGCGCGTGGTCACGCTCACGATTAGCGACGTGCCGGGCGACGACCCGTCGGTGATCGCCAGCGGCCCCACCGTGCCGGACGCGACCACCTGCGCCGATGCGCTGGCCATTCTGGCGCGCTATGGCATCGATGTGCCCCCGGCCATCCGCACCGCGCTGGAGGCAGGCCGCCTGGAGACGCCCAAACCCGGCGACGCGCGTTTTGCCGGCCATGCGGTGCACATGATTGCCACGCCCCAGCAGGCGCTGGAGGCTGCCGCCACGCTGGCCCGTTCGGCGGGGCTGCCTGCGCATGTGCTGTCCGACGAGATGGAGGGCGAGTCGCGCGAGGTGGGCAAGGTGCATGCGGCACTGGCCCGCGCGGTGGCGCGGCGTGGCCAGCCGTTTGCGGCGCCGTGTGTGATTCTGTCGGGGGGCGAGACCACCGTTACCGTGCGTCCGCGTGCGCCCGGTGTGCCCCGGGGGCGGGGCGGGCGTGCGGGCGAGTTTTGCCTGGGCCTGGCGCAGGCGCTGCAGGGCGAGCCCGCCGTGTGGGCGCTGGCGGCCGACACCGACGGCATCGACGGCAGCGAAGACAACGCGGGGGCCTTTGTGTGCCCCGACACGCTGGTGCGTGCAGGCGCAGCGGGCCTGCGCATCGACGACCACCTGGCGCGCAACGACGCCTGGGGATTTTTTGCGGGGCTGGACGACCTGCTGGTCACCGGCCCCACGCACACCAACGTGAACGATTTCCGGGTGCTACTTATTTTGTAGCTGCTCAGGCATATTGCACTAGCGCCTGGGGCTGCTGGGGCTTGAAAATAGCCCAGGCGCTGCGTGCAGCCGTCAGAACCGGTGGCGGATGCCCACGCCGAAGCTGTTGCCCTTGGTCTGGTTGGTGATGCGGTCGTTCATGGCCATCACGTACACGTCGGTGCGCTTGGACAGGAAGTAGTCATACCCCACGGTGAAGGTCTTGCGCGAGATGTCGGTGGCCGTCATCTTGGTCTGCGCCCACGATGCCAGCACCTTGCCGGTGGCGCCTGCGGGCACCGACACGCCCAGCTGTGTCGTCTTGGCCTTGTTGGTGGTGTTGTCAGCCTTGGCCTGGCCGTAGCTGGCAAAGGCCTTCACCACGGCAAAGTCGTACGCGCCGCCCAGCATCCAGTCGGTCTTGGTGGTGCCCAGGTAGGTGCTGGGCACGGCGGGGTTGCTCATCTGGTCACGCTCGTAAAAGCCGGTGAGGGTGATGGGGCCGTTGAAGTACAGCGCGTTGATGCCCACGTTCTTCTTGCTGCTGTCGCCCGCGACCTCGCCAAACTGGTAGTGCAGGTTGGCGGTCAGGCCGCCCAGGTTGGGCGTGCTGTAGATGATTTCGTTGGACCAGCCGGTGTCGGACGGCGTGGTGGAACCCCAGCCCGTGCCGTTGAACAGGGGCACGTTCATGTGCAGGATCAGCGGTGCAAAGGTGAACGAGTCGCCCAGCGGGTTCGACAGGATGGACGGCAGGAAGTTGGGCGCCAGGCCGCGCCCCACGGTCACGGTGCCCCAGCTGTCGCTCAGGCCCACGTTGGCATCGCGCGAGAAGAAGGTGTCGTTGGCAAAGCGGCCCTGGATGCCGCTGTCCACCTTGATGAACGAGGTGAGTGCAAAGTTGGCCCGGAGCCCGCCGCCCAGGTCTTCGGTGCCCTTGACGCCGAACCACGACGTGGTCATGCCGCCGCTGTTGACCACCTTGCTGCTGCCGGCGTCACCGGCGTTTTTCATGGAGCCCACAAACACATCGGTCAGGCCCATCAGCTGGACGGAGCTTTGGGCCTGGGCCCCGGTGGCACACAGCAGGGCGCCACCAAGCGATAGAGACAGTGCAATCAGGTTTTTCTTCATGGAGTGATTCCTGGGGAAAAAAGCGCCGGAGGGCCGGCGGGGCAAAGGAGACGCGGCCCCTGTTGCATCGTGGTGCAGGGCGGGGCCCGCCGGTAGGGCTTCGCAAGTTCCATGCCCTGGTGCAACACCTGTTTACATCCCTGTCGGGCGCTCTCAGCGCGCATCCATGCACGTTGCTGGCGCAGTTTTCGTGTGTTTTGGCGCAAACCTGGGGCGCGCGGGGCGGGCGACATGGTGCGGTTTTGATGTGGCTCAATGCCGCAGGCGCAGCCGCACGGCACAGTGGCTTCCATGCTGCCACCTAACCTTTTTTCTCTGCCCGCTGACACCGAGGTCATCGCTCCCGGCGAAGTGCTGCGCAGGCGCAATGAGGTGCTGACGACGGTGTTGCACCTCGAAAGCGGCCGTGTGCTGCGCGGTGTGCTGGACGACGGTTTCCTGCGCCACCAGCTCGGTGCGGTCGAGGGGCCGTTCTGGCTCGACGCTGCATCGGCCTTGCTCGGCCTGCCCTTACCGGTGGACATGGTGGCCGACACCCGCGTGCATTTGCGGCGCGTGCCCATCGAGGCGTTCCAGCGCAGTCTGGCCGCCATGCCGGCGGGCGCTCGCGGCCTGCTGCTGGACATGGCCCAGGGCTACCGGCAACAGTCTGAACTGGCGGTGAGCCGCCTCGCGCAGGATGCCGAATCGCGCTGCGCACAGTGGCTGCTGAACCACGCCCAGCCCGACCACAGCGGCGCCATGCAGGTCACCCTGCACCAGCGCAAACGCCTGATCGCCGCCCAGCTGGGCATTGCGCCCGAAACCTTCTCGCGTGTGCTGCGCCACCTGCGCGAGCTGGGCCTGATCCACGGCACCGGCAATGTGCTGGCACTGCCCCAGCCCCGGGCCTTGCAGTCGATGGCGGGCTGCTGACCCCGCAT
Above is a window of Acidovorax sp. KKS102 DNA encoding:
- a CDS encoding glycerate kinase; its protein translation is MHPETQPASPSLPDYRTHPRALLKALFDAAVHSAQPLNGMRQWLPQPPSRESGGRTLVLGAGKAGGAMAQALEALWPQDAPLSGLVVTRYGHVPPRPVGVPQRIEVVEAAHPVPDAAGLAAAQRILDLTQGLTEHDLVLCLISGGGSSLLTLPCDGVTLEDKQRINRALLDSGAHIGEMNCVRKHLSRIKGGRLAAACAPARVVTLTISDVPGDDPSVIASGPTVPDATTCADALAILARYGIDVPPAIRTALEAGRLETPKPGDARFAGHAVHMIATPQQALEAAATLARSAGLPAHVLSDEMEGESREVGKVHAALARAVARRGQPFAAPCVILSGGETTVTVRPRAPGVPRGRGGRAGEFCLGLAQALQGEPAVWALAADTDGIDGSEDNAGAFVCPDTLVRAGAAGLRIDDHLARNDAWGFFAGLDDLLVTGPTHTNVNDFRVLLIL
- a CDS encoding Crp/Fnr family transcriptional regulator — its product is MLPPNLFSLPADTEVIAPGEVLRRRNEVLTTVLHLESGRVLRGVLDDGFLRHQLGAVEGPFWLDAASALLGLPLPVDMVADTRVHLRRVPIEAFQRSLAAMPAGARGLLLDMAQGYRQQSELAVSRLAQDAESRCAQWLLNHAQPDHSGAMQVTLHQRKRLIAAQLGIAPETFSRVLRHLRELGLIHGTGNVLALPQPRALQSMAGC
- a CDS encoding porin; translation: MKKNLIALSLSLGGALLCATGAQAQSSVQLMGLTDVFVGSMKNAGDAGSSKVVNSGGMTTSWFGVKGTEDLGGGLRANFALTSFIKVDSGIQGRFANDTFFSRDANVGLSDSWGTVTVGRGLAPNFLPSILSNPLGDSFTFAPLILHMNVPLFNGTGWGSTTPSDTGWSNEIIYSTPNLGGLTANLHYQFGEVAGDSSKKNVGINALYFNGPITLTGFYERDQMSNPAVPSTYLGTTKTDWMLGGAYDFAVVKAFASYGQAKADNTTNKAKTTQLGVSVPAGATGKVLASWAQTKMTATDISRKTFTVGYDYFLSKRTDVYVMAMNDRITNQTKGNSFGVGIRHRF